In Streptomyces capitiformicae, one genomic interval encodes:
- the thrS gene encoding threonine--tRNA ligase, with translation MSDVRVIIQRDSEREERVVTTGTTAADLFSGERTVVAARVAGELKDLAYEVKDGETVEGVEISSEDGLNILRHSTAHVMAQAVQELFPEAKLGIGPPVKDGFYYDFDVAEPFTPEDLKRIEKKMQEIQKRGQRFARRVTNDEDARVELADEPYKLELIGLKGNAANAAEGADAEVGAGELTIYDNLDAKTGELCWKDLCRGPHLPTTRNIPAFKLMRSAAAYWRGSEKNPQLQRIYGTAWPSKDELKAYLDFLVEAEKRDHRKLGAELDLFSIPEELGSGLAVFHPKGGIIRREMENYSRKKHEDADYEFVNTPHISKEQLFETSGHLPNYADAMFPPLEFDGQNYRLKAMNCPMHNLIFKARGRSYRELPLRLFEFGTVYRYEKSGVVHGMTRARGFTQDDSHIYCTKEQMAGELDSLLTFVLELLRDYGLSDFELELSTRDDSPKFIGTDEEWEEATEALRQAAQKQGLPLVPDPGGAAYYGPKISVQAKDAIGRSWQMSTIQVDFQQPKRFQLEYTAADGSKQQPVMIHRALFGSIERFFAVLLEHYAGAFPAWLAPVQALGIPIGDAHVPYLAEFAKKAKAAGLRVDVDSSSDRMQKKIRNAQKAKVPFMVIAGDEDMAAGAVSFRYRDGSQENGIPIDEAIAKIVKVVEDRVQI, from the coding sequence GTGTCCGACGTCCGTGTGATCATCCAACGCGATTCCGAGCGGGAAGAGCGCGTGGTGACGACGGGCACTACGGCCGCCGACCTCTTCTCCGGCGAGCGCACCGTCGTCGCGGCCCGCGTGGCCGGTGAGCTCAAGGACCTCGCGTACGAGGTGAAGGACGGCGAGACCGTCGAGGGCGTGGAGATCTCCTCCGAGGACGGCCTCAACATCCTGCGCCACTCCACCGCGCACGTCATGGCCCAGGCCGTGCAGGAGCTGTTCCCGGAGGCCAAGCTGGGCATCGGGCCGCCGGTCAAGGACGGGTTCTACTACGACTTCGACGTGGCCGAGCCGTTCACCCCCGAGGACCTCAAGCGCATCGAGAAGAAGATGCAGGAGATCCAGAAGCGGGGCCAGCGCTTCGCGCGCCGGGTCACCAACGACGAGGATGCGCGCGTCGAGCTGGCCGACGAGCCGTACAAGCTGGAGCTGATCGGCCTCAAGGGCAACGCGGCGAACGCGGCCGAGGGCGCGGACGCCGAGGTCGGCGCCGGCGAGCTCACCATCTACGACAACCTCGACGCCAAGACCGGCGAGCTGTGCTGGAAGGACCTCTGCCGCGGCCCCCACCTGCCCACCACCCGGAACATCCCGGCGTTCAAGCTGATGCGCTCGGCCGCCGCCTACTGGCGCGGCAGCGAGAAGAACCCCCAGCTCCAGCGCATCTACGGCACCGCCTGGCCGTCAAAGGACGAGCTGAAGGCTTACCTCGACTTCCTCGTCGAGGCCGAGAAGCGTGACCACCGCAAGCTCGGCGCCGAGCTCGACCTGTTCTCCATCCCGGAGGAGCTGGGTTCCGGCCTTGCCGTCTTCCACCCCAAGGGCGGCATCATCCGCCGGGAAATGGAGAACTACTCGCGCAAGAAGCACGAGGACGCGGACTACGAGTTCGTGAACACTCCGCACATCTCGAAGGAGCAGCTCTTCGAGACCTCGGGCCACCTGCCGAACTACGCGGACGCCATGTTCCCGCCCCTGGAGTTCGACGGGCAGAACTACCGCCTCAAGGCGATGAACTGCCCCATGCACAACCTGATCTTCAAGGCGCGCGGCCGCTCCTACCGCGAACTGCCTCTCAGGCTCTTCGAGTTCGGCACGGTCTACCGCTACGAGAAGTCCGGCGTGGTGCACGGCATGACCCGCGCCCGCGGCTTCACCCAGGACGACTCGCACATCTACTGCACCAAGGAGCAGATGGCGGGCGAGCTGGACTCCCTGCTCACCTTCGTCCTGGAGCTGCTGCGCGACTACGGCCTGAGCGACTTCGAGCTGGAGCTGTCCACCCGCGACGACTCCCCGAAGTTCATCGGTACGGACGAGGAGTGGGAGGAGGCCACCGAGGCGCTCCGCCAGGCCGCCCAGAAGCAGGGCCTACCGCTTGTGCCCGACCCGGGCGGCGCCGCGTACTACGGCCCGAAGATCTCCGTCCAGGCCAAGGACGCGATCGGCCGCTCCTGGCAGATGTCCACCATCCAGGTCGACTTCCAGCAGCCCAAGCGGTTCCAGCTGGAGTACACCGCGGCGGACGGCTCCAAGCAGCAGCCGGTCATGATCCACCGCGCCCTGTTCGGCTCGATCGAGCGGTTCTTCGCGGTGCTCCTGGAGCACTACGCGGGCGCGTTCCCGGCGTGGCTCGCCCCCGTGCAGGCCCTCGGCATCCCGATCGGCGACGCGCATGTGCCGTACCTGGCGGAGTTCGCCAAGAAGGCCAAGGCCGCCGGCCTGCGGGTCGACGTCGACTCCTCCTCCGACCGCATGCAGAAGAAGATCCGCAACGCCCAGAAGGCCAAGGTGCCCTTCATGGTCATCGCGGGCGACGAGGACATGGCGGCCGGCGCCGTCTCCTTCCGGTACCGTGACGGCTCGCAGGAGAACGGCATCCCGATCGACGAGGCCATCGCGAAGATCGTGAAGGTCGTCGAGGACCGCGTCCAGATCTGA
- a CDS encoding DUF4365 domain-containing protein codes for MAIAQPERGGLLPEHATSHRGSLATTACMETLQVGYLHAVAAAAGCSLSQPFPDNGIDWHVSHGSPGHTVDDEVTIKVQLKATYQVTPNPPGRFFSFTLDNDHLAKLARTPVSVHKILVVMIVPRSREQWLRAGHDRLDLRHCCYWVNLAGHPITGRRRTNVRIPTTRIFDDRALCEIMTRVGTGGRP; via the coding sequence ATGGCCATAGCGCAGCCCGAGCGGGGCGGGCTGCTGCCCGAGCACGCGACCTCGCATCGCGGCTCCCTCGCCACCACCGCCTGCATGGAGACACTGCAGGTGGGCTACTTGCACGCCGTCGCGGCCGCGGCCGGCTGCTCCCTCTCCCAGCCCTTTCCGGACAACGGCATCGACTGGCACGTCAGCCACGGCTCACCCGGCCACACGGTCGACGACGAGGTCACCATCAAGGTGCAGCTCAAGGCCACCTACCAGGTCACGCCGAACCCTCCGGGCCGCTTCTTCTCCTTCACGCTCGACAACGACCACCTGGCGAAGCTCGCCCGTACACCCGTCTCGGTGCACAAGATCCTGGTCGTGATGATCGTCCCGAGGTCGCGGGAACAGTGGCTGCGGGCCGGCCACGACCGGCTCGACCTGCGGCACTGCTGCTACTGGGTCAACCTCGCCGGACACCCGATCACCGGTCGGCGTCGCACCAACGTGCGCATACCGACCACACGCATATTCGATGACCGAGCGCTCTGCGAGATCATGACGCGGGTCGGAACGGGAGGAAGGCCGTGA
- a CDS encoding 3'-5' exonuclease encodes MTCWYEGPLAAFDTETTGVDVETDRIVSAAVVVQDAPGTRPRVTRWLVNPGVPVPEAATAVHGLTDAHLQREGRWPAPVMEEIARALAEQTARGRPLVVMNAPFDLTLLDRELRRHRASSLDHWFETTPLQVLDPRVLDKHLDRYRKGRRTLTDLCVHYEVVLDGAHDAAADAQAAMDVVRAVGRRFSARLARLSPAELHTLQAVWHAAQARGLQAWFARSGSEEAVDPAWPLRPELPAAA; translated from the coding sequence ATGACGTGTTGGTACGAGGGGCCCCTGGCGGCGTTCGACACGGAGACGACGGGCGTGGATGTCGAGACCGACCGGATCGTGTCGGCGGCCGTCGTCGTCCAGGACGCGCCGGGCACCCGCCCCCGGGTGACCCGGTGGCTGGTGAACCCGGGCGTGCCGGTGCCGGAGGCGGCGACGGCGGTGCATGGGCTGACGGATGCGCATCTGCAGCGCGAGGGCCGCTGGCCCGCGCCGGTGATGGAGGAGATAGCCAGGGCGCTGGCCGAGCAGACGGCACGGGGCCGTCCCCTGGTCGTGATGAACGCGCCGTTCGATCTGACGCTGCTGGACCGCGAGTTGCGCCGCCACCGCGCCTCGTCCCTGGACCACTGGTTCGAGACGACGCCTTTGCAGGTCCTCGATCCGCGGGTCCTGGACAAGCATCTGGACCGCTACCGCAAAGGCCGCCGCACGCTCACCGACCTGTGCGTGCACTACGAGGTGGTCCTGGACGGGGCGCACGACGCGGCGGCCGACGCGCAGGCCGCGATGGACGTCGTACGCGCGGTGGGGCGCCGTTTCTCGGCCCGGCTCGCCCGTCTCTCCCCCGCCGAACTGCACACGCTGCAGGCGGTGTGGCACGCGGCGCAGGCGCGCGGTCTGCAGGCGTGGTTCGCGCGCAGCGGCTCGGAGGAGGCGGTGGACCCGGCATGGCCACTGCGCCCGGAGCTGCCGGCCGCGGCATGA
- a CDS encoding SRPBCC family protein, translated as MDWCHYRFRSLWTLPAPPTAVYDVLQRAEDYPHWWPQVREVIRIDDTSGTIRIRSVLPYDLAFTAREVRNDPAAGILEIEMTGDLDGWARWTLTADGTGTLARYDQEVVVSKPLMRRLAVPGRPVFRANHALMMRAGRRGLLAYLAGPGQAV; from the coding sequence ATGGACTGGTGCCACTACCGTTTCCGCAGCCTCTGGACCCTGCCCGCGCCACCCACCGCCGTGTACGACGTCCTCCAGCGGGCCGAGGACTATCCACACTGGTGGCCCCAGGTGCGCGAGGTGATCCGGATCGACGACACCAGCGGCACCATCCGGATCAGGTCCGTGCTGCCGTACGACCTCGCCTTCACCGCGCGGGAAGTGCGCAACGACCCGGCGGCCGGGATCCTGGAGATCGAGATGACCGGCGACCTGGACGGCTGGGCCCGCTGGACGCTCACCGCCGACGGCACCGGCACCCTCGCGCGCTACGACCAGGAGGTCGTCGTCAGCAAGCCCCTGATGCGCCGGCTCGCCGTGCCGGGGCGGCCCGTGTTCCGCGCCAACCACGCGCTGATGATGCGGGCGGGGCGTCGGGGACTCCTCGCCTACCTCGCGGGCCCCGGGCAAGCGGTTTGA
- a CDS encoding SCO7613 C-terminal domain-containing membrane protein, translating to MLYDVTRTTLRDMTHFPSPAEELRVLDSELRQLDARRTFLLARRAWLINALYGQTPVRPPAAAGPPARRPEASAPSVQNVLLVLGGVLLTVAAIAFTLVSWGQMGIAGRAMVLGAVTLAALGTPLALLRHGLRSTAEAVAGLGLALTVLDAYALHEAALTDTDGTGYAAAAAAVLAGVWAAYGLGIAKLVPAEGRPAVMYTPLSLPLPLSLVAAQLPLFLWSLAANAGAHTVTAVLLVTAAADTAVALRARITPVRIVAMVGAFGWGAWGVLAAGWLSWAAAGPSAAARAAALLALAAAIALAAAWLAPKPAVALGPALTGGLLTVAALGGMARSVLPDEWTVPGYLLCGVALLAVVRTRVPDPVRRGLVHASAAVQGLALLTSVPALAVTLLGPVGWVGRIWSGAPADARTAVTADLPWPPNTATAPLVLAVVAGVLALTGRTVSWRTPALIGALTLAWATAHVLPAVLELPYAVGMVTQGAVVVAALVFAGSPRPAATEPLRAPLPLTAALLALVTSLNLAFLALPSEPATLAVLTAATVLFALAAWRTAFGPVTAPASLVYATALTCAIGASVGWEPQHTALLVLTVPTTAALLGARLGVSPMTIPIEATGAAAGLLAIGLAATDPPLLSVTLALCGVITAGTAVRPDRRDIGYAAAALFVLASWVRLVAWNVEDPEAYTLPITVPALVVGFLRRRRDTTVSSWTAYAPGLAATLGPSLVAAWGDEHWLRPLLLGLTALTVTLVGAHHRLQSPLLLGGTTLTLVALHELAPYIAQVVDALPRWVPPALAGLALLAAGATYEQRLRDARRVREALGRMG from the coding sequence ATGCTGTACGACGTGACGCGGACCACACTCCGGGACATGACGCATTTTCCGTCCCCGGCCGAGGAGTTGCGGGTCCTCGACTCCGAACTGCGGCAACTCGACGCCCGCCGCACGTTCCTGCTGGCCCGGCGTGCCTGGCTGATCAACGCCCTGTACGGGCAGACCCCCGTGCGGCCCCCCGCGGCCGCCGGGCCGCCCGCACGCCGCCCCGAGGCATCGGCGCCCAGTGTCCAGAACGTGCTGCTGGTCCTCGGCGGCGTCCTGCTGACCGTCGCGGCGATCGCGTTCACGCTGGTCAGCTGGGGACAAATGGGGATCGCCGGTCGGGCGATGGTCCTCGGCGCGGTGACGCTGGCGGCGCTCGGCACGCCCTTGGCGCTGCTCCGCCACGGGCTGCGCTCGACCGCCGAGGCAGTGGCGGGCCTCGGCCTGGCACTGACGGTCCTGGACGCGTACGCCCTGCACGAGGCCGCGCTCACGGACACGGACGGCACGGGATACGCGGCGGCCGCGGCGGCGGTACTCGCGGGGGTGTGGGCGGCTTACGGACTGGGCATCGCCAAGCTGGTGCCCGCGGAGGGGCGCCCGGCGGTCATGTACACCCCGCTCAGCCTGCCTCTCCCCCTCTCCCTCGTTGCGGCCCAACTCCCCCTTTTCCTCTGGTCGTTGGCGGCGAACGCGGGTGCGCACACGGTCACGGCCGTGCTGCTGGTGACCGCCGCGGCCGACACCGCTGTCGCACTCCGGGCACGTATCACCCCGGTACGGATCGTCGCCATGGTCGGTGCGTTCGGCTGGGGTGCCTGGGGTGTTCTGGCGGCCGGGTGGCTCTCCTGGGCCGCCGCGGGCCCGAGCGCCGCCGCCCGTGCGGCGGCGCTCCTCGCCCTCGCCGCGGCGATCGCCCTGGCGGCCGCGTGGCTCGCTCCGAAGCCGGCCGTGGCCCTTGGCCCCGCGCTGACCGGCGGCCTGCTCACCGTGGCGGCGCTCGGCGGAATGGCGCGGTCGGTACTGCCCGACGAATGGACGGTCCCCGGTTATCTGCTCTGCGGGGTCGCGCTGTTGGCGGTCGTACGGACCCGGGTGCCCGACCCCGTGCGCCGAGGCCTCGTCCACGCCTCCGCCGCCGTCCAGGGGCTCGCCCTGCTCACCAGCGTGCCCGCCCTCGCCGTCACGCTGCTGGGCCCTGTCGGCTGGGTCGGGCGGATCTGGTCCGGCGCGCCCGCGGATGCCCGTACGGCGGTGACCGCCGACCTGCCGTGGCCGCCGAACACGGCTACCGCACCCCTGGTCCTGGCCGTCGTAGCCGGGGTGCTGGCCCTGACCGGGCGCACCGTGTCCTGGCGGACCCCGGCGCTGATCGGCGCCCTGACGCTGGCCTGGGCGACGGCCCACGTGCTCCCGGCAGTGCTCGAACTCCCGTATGCGGTGGGGATGGTGACACAGGGAGCCGTGGTCGTGGCAGCACTGGTGTTCGCGGGATCCCCGCGGCCGGCGGCGACCGAGCCGCTCCGGGCGCCGCTGCCCCTCACCGCCGCCCTTCTGGCCCTCGTCACCTCCCTGAACCTCGCCTTCCTCGCTCTGCCCTCCGAACCGGCGACCCTCGCGGTACTGACCGCCGCGACCGTCCTGTTCGCCCTCGCGGCCTGGCGCACGGCCTTCGGCCCCGTCACCGCACCCGCGTCCCTGGTGTACGCCACCGCCCTGACCTGCGCGATCGGCGCGTCCGTCGGCTGGGAGCCGCAGCACACGGCTCTACTGGTCCTCACCGTGCCGACCACGGCGGCCCTGCTGGGGGCACGCCTCGGTGTCTCGCCGATGACGATCCCGATCGAGGCGACCGGCGCCGCCGCCGGCCTCCTGGCCATCGGTCTCGCGGCCACCGACCCGCCGCTGCTGTCCGTGACCCTCGCACTCTGCGGCGTCATCACCGCGGGCACAGCCGTACGACCGGACCGCCGCGACATCGGCTACGCGGCCGCCGCACTCTTCGTGCTGGCCAGTTGGGTGCGCCTGGTGGCCTGGAACGTCGAGGACCCGGAGGCGTACACCCTGCCGATCACGGTCCCGGCGCTGGTCGTCGGCTTTCTCAGGCGCCGCCGGGACACAACGGTCTCGTCATGGACGGCGTACGCCCCGGGTCTCGCCGCCACCCTGGGCCCGAGCCTGGTCGCGGCCTGGGGCGACGAACACTGGCTCCGCCCCCTCCTCCTCGGCCTGACCGCCCTCACCGTCACCCTCGTGGGCGCCCACCACCGCCTCCAGTCCCCCCTCCTCCTCGGCGGCACCACCCTCACCCTGGTCGCTCTGCACGAACTCGCCCCGTACATCGCCCAGGTGGTCGACGCCCTACCGCGCTGGGTCCCTCCTGCCCTGGCGGGCCTGGCCCTACTGGCGGCGGGCGCAACGTACGAACAGCGCCTACGCGACGCACGGCGAGTACGAGAGGCACTTGGCCGCATGGGTTAG
- a CDS encoding sensor histidine kinase, with protein sequence MAAYVPVPWVSPLLYGAVLLGGLYYLAADLGDSSGLLSWRTAGFVAGLAALLALGVAERRRSAARVPLLLARCALTGAVVALDASELSQVLFVLLPFTAYFAFGRTAALALGALCLAGPLTGYLLTAPGWYRDMEYVSDLLMLGIGLVLAISMAAVAVGEQRARRELQEYAARVAELSAATERNRLARDIHDSLGHHLTAISVQLELASEFRELDPDAAGRAMTEARQSVKLALGDVRQSVRTLRGEAVRPSLSAALAGWVRDGGAGPRVTVEVLGAEDGYGAAELTALYRAAQEGLTNALRHARASRVSVAVRLTEHAARLAVADDGCGFTPAEATAGFGLTGMRERVHLVAGTVDIDSGPGEGTRLTVVVPRGGGER encoded by the coding sequence ATGGCGGCGTATGTGCCTGTGCCGTGGGTGTCGCCGCTGTTGTACGGCGCGGTGCTCCTCGGCGGTCTCTACTACCTGGCCGCCGATCTGGGCGACAGTTCCGGGCTGTTGTCCTGGCGCACGGCCGGCTTCGTCGCCGGGCTCGCGGCGCTGTTAGCTCTGGGAGTGGCAGAACGCCGCCGCAGCGCGGCCCGGGTGCCGCTGCTGCTCGCGCGGTGCGCCCTGACGGGTGCCGTGGTCGCCCTGGATGCCTCGGAACTGTCCCAAGTCCTGTTCGTTCTACTGCCGTTCACCGCTTACTTCGCGTTCGGCCGTACGGCGGCGCTCGCGCTGGGAGCGCTGTGCCTGGCCGGGCCGCTCACCGGTTATCTCCTGACGGCCCCCGGCTGGTACCGCGACATGGAGTACGTGTCCGACCTGTTGATGCTCGGCATCGGCCTGGTGCTGGCGATCTCGATGGCCGCCGTCGCCGTCGGCGAACAGCGGGCGCGACGCGAACTGCAGGAGTACGCCGCGCGGGTGGCGGAGCTGTCCGCCGCGACCGAGCGCAACCGGCTGGCGCGGGACATCCACGACAGCCTCGGCCACCATCTCACCGCGATTTCCGTGCAGTTGGAGCTCGCCTCGGAGTTCCGTGAGCTGGACCCGGACGCGGCAGGACGGGCGATGACCGAGGCCAGGCAGTCGGTGAAACTCGCGCTGGGCGACGTCCGGCAGTCAGTACGCACGCTGCGCGGTGAGGCGGTTCGCCCGTCGCTGTCGGCCGCGCTCGCGGGATGGGTACGCGACGGCGGCGCGGGGCCGCGCGTCACCGTCGAGGTGCTCGGCGCCGAGGACGGCTACGGCGCGGCGGAGCTGACCGCGTTGTACCGGGCCGCGCAGGAGGGGCTGACCAACGCGCTGCGCCACGCGCGAGCCTCGCGGGTCTCGGTGGCGGTCCGGTTGACCGAACACGCCGCGCGGCTGGCTGTGGCCGACGACGGTTGCGGCTTCACACCGGCCGAGGCCACGGCCGGATTCGGCCTGACCGGCATGCGGGAACGGGTGCACCTCGTGGCAGGAACCGTGGACATCGACAGCGGACCGGGTGAGGGCACCCGACTCACGGTGGTCGTGCCGCGGGGAGGAGGCGAGAGGTGA
- a CDS encoding response regulator has translation MSEEPTAVRVLVVDDQQLIRDGIAALLSIRPGITVVGTAAGGREAVEKAVELRPDVVLMDVRMPELDGVEAVAVLRGRAPECRVVMLTTFDDEEYVVQALRAGASGYLLKDLPAEELAHAIRLAHSGVTQLDSSVAARLAAALPPPAPASATAVALSPREIDILRLVARGRTNREIATQLYLSEGTVKNHVSRILSRLALRDRTQAALRARDLGLL, from the coding sequence GTGAGCGAGGAGCCGACGGCGGTACGGGTGCTGGTCGTGGACGATCAGCAGCTCATCCGGGACGGCATCGCGGCGCTGCTCTCGATCCGGCCGGGCATCACGGTCGTCGGCACGGCGGCGGGCGGGCGGGAAGCTGTGGAGAAGGCTGTGGAGCTACGGCCCGACGTCGTGCTGATGGACGTGCGGATGCCGGAGCTGGACGGCGTCGAGGCCGTCGCCGTGCTGCGTGGCCGGGCGCCGGAGTGCCGGGTGGTGATGCTGACGACATTCGACGACGAGGAGTACGTGGTTCAGGCGCTGCGGGCGGGTGCCAGCGGCTATCTGCTCAAGGACCTGCCGGCCGAGGAACTCGCGCACGCGATCCGCCTGGCGCACTCGGGAGTCACCCAGCTCGACTCCTCGGTGGCCGCCCGCCTCGCCGCCGCCCTGCCGCCGCCCGCTCCCGCATCGGCGACGGCCGTCGCCCTCAGCCCGCGCGAGATCGACATTCTGCGGCTCGTGGCGCGGGGCCGGACCAACCGGGAGATCGCCACGCAGCTGTATCTCAGCGAGGGCACCGTCAAGAACCACGTCTCCCGCATCCTCAGCCGCCTCGCCCTGCGCGACCGCACCCAGGCCGCGCTGCGCGCCCGTGACCTCGGCCTGCTGTGA
- a CDS encoding potassium channel family protein produces the protein MVNYLHSLRRRRRKRLAHQHTQHAGDQRVAVIGLGRFGNSLANELMHRGWDVLGLDTDARLVQKYSDGLTHTAVADCTDPEVLRQLGVHEFTSAVVAIGSDVEASILVSSNLLEAEVPNIWAKAVSRQHGQILERLGVHHVVLPEHEMGERVAHLVTGRMLDFIEFDDDYALVKTVAPDIITSVPLGRSQVRSRYGITVVGIKRPGEDFTYATAETVVQKGDVIVVTGKTHAVETFAELS, from the coding sequence TTGGTTAACTACCTGCACTCCCTGCGCCGACGCCGCCGCAAGCGCCTGGCCCACCAGCACACCCAGCACGCCGGGGACCAGCGGGTCGCGGTCATCGGCCTCGGTCGGTTCGGCAATTCGCTCGCCAACGAGCTGATGCACCGCGGCTGGGACGTCCTGGGCCTCGACACCGACGCCCGTCTCGTGCAGAAGTACAGCGACGGACTGACCCACACGGCGGTCGCCGACTGCACCGACCCCGAGGTGCTGCGCCAGCTCGGCGTGCACGAGTTCACCAGCGCCGTCGTCGCCATCGGCTCCGACGTCGAGGCGTCCATCCTGGTCAGCTCCAACCTCCTGGAGGCCGAGGTGCCCAACATCTGGGCCAAGGCCGTCAGCCGCCAACACGGTCAGATCCTCGAACGCCTCGGCGTCCACCACGTCGTCCTGCCGGAGCACGAGATGGGCGAACGTGTCGCCCACCTGGTCACCGGGCGGATGCTGGACTTCATCGAGTTCGACGACGACTACGCGCTGGTGAAGACCGTCGCCCCGGACATCATCACCAGCGTTCCGCTCGGCCGGAGCCAGGTCCGCAGCCGGTACGGCATCACGGTCGTCGGCATCAAGCGCCCCGGCGAGGACTTCACCTACGCCACCGCCGAGACGGTCGTTCAGAAGGGCGACGTCATCGTGGTCACCGGCAAGACCCACGCGGTGGAGACGTTCGCCGAGCTGAGCTGA
- a CDS encoding TrkH family potassium uptake protein: MAGRSAHPRRSLLTAHPARTVVLAFAAVIALGTGLLALPVAAEDGTATGLVTALFTSTSAVCVTGLAVVDTGTYWSGFGEGVILALIQVGGFGIMTMASLLALLVSGKLRLRLQLTAQAETKSLDIGDVRRVLLGVAGTTLIVELAVGAVLSLRFRFGYGNSIGEAVYLGYFHAVSAFNNAGFGLHADSLTRYAQDPWVTLPVAVAVILGGLGFPVLLELLRHRNRHRTTGRRNWTLHTKLTLATTGALLVVGTLLTCLLEWTNQATLGAHDWPEKLLNGFFHSTMTRTAGFNSLDIGAMHASTLLMTCMLMFVGGGSAGTAGGIKVTTFAVLAVAIIAEVRGEPNSTVLGRRLAPHSLRQALTVVLLGVGLVMTATLALLSMTSLPLDGVLFEAVSAFATVGLSTGITADFPDAGQLILVLLMFIGRLGPVTLVSALALRERVRRYELPEERPVIG, encoded by the coding sequence GTGGCGGGACGTTCCGCGCATCCGCGCAGGTCGCTGTTGACCGCGCACCCGGCCCGTACGGTCGTGTTGGCCTTCGCCGCCGTGATCGCCCTCGGGACCGGGCTGCTCGCGCTGCCGGTCGCAGCCGAGGACGGTACGGCCACCGGGCTGGTGACCGCGCTGTTCACGTCCACCTCGGCCGTGTGTGTGACGGGTCTGGCGGTGGTGGACACCGGCACCTACTGGAGCGGCTTCGGTGAGGGTGTGATCCTCGCGCTGATCCAGGTCGGCGGCTTCGGCATCATGACGATGGCATCCCTGCTCGCTCTGCTGGTCTCCGGGAAGCTGCGGCTGCGGCTCCAGCTCACCGCGCAGGCGGAGACCAAGAGCCTGGACATCGGTGACGTGCGCCGGGTGCTGCTCGGTGTCGCCGGCACGACGCTGATCGTGGAGCTCGCGGTCGGCGCGGTTCTCTCCCTGCGCTTCCGCTTCGGTTACGGCAACTCCATCGGCGAGGCCGTGTACCTGGGCTACTTCCACGCCGTGTCGGCCTTCAACAACGCCGGGTTCGGCCTGCACGCCGACAGCCTTACCCGCTACGCCCAGGACCCGTGGGTCACCCTGCCCGTCGCCGTGGCCGTGATCCTCGGCGGGCTCGGCTTCCCCGTCCTCCTGGAACTGCTCCGCCACCGCAACCGTCACCGCACCACAGGCCGCCGCAACTGGACCCTCCACACCAAGCTGACGCTGGCCACCACCGGCGCCCTGCTCGTTGTCGGCACCCTGCTGACCTGTCTGCTGGAGTGGACCAACCAGGCCACCCTCGGGGCGCACGACTGGCCCGAGAAGCTCCTGAACGGGTTCTTCCACTCCACGATGACCCGCACCGCCGGCTTCAATTCGCTCGACATCGGGGCGATGCACGCCTCCACGCTCCTGATGACCTGCATGCTCATGTTCGTCGGCGGCGGCAGCGCGGGCACCGCGGGCGGCATCAAAGTCACCACGTTCGCGGTGCTGGCCGTCGCGATCATCGCCGAGGTGCGCGGCGAACCCAATTCCACGGTCCTGGGCCGCAGGCTCGCCCCGCACAGCCTGCGGCAGGCGCTGACGGTGGTGCTGCTCGGCGTCGGCCTGGTCATGACCGCAACGCTGGCTCTGCTCAGCATGACCTCGCTGCCGCTGGACGGGGTTCTCTTCGAGGCCGTCTCCGCCTTCGCCACCGTCGGGCTGTCCACCGGCATCACCGCCGACTTCCCTGACGCCGGGCAGCTGATCCTCGTCCTGCTGATGTTCATCGGCCGCCTCGGCCCGGTCACCCTGGTCTCGGCGCTGGCCCTGCGCGAACGCGTCCGCCGCTACGAACTGCCCGAGGAGCGACCCGTCATTGGTTAA